The stretch of DNA CGGGGATGCTGCCGATCCAAACTGGCTTCTTTCCAGGCGGGCGTTATGCCTATGAGGATGGCTCGGACCTCAGCATTCGTATTTATGACACATCGACAACGCCTTGGACCCAAGTAAGATCCTGTCCCTTGGGTGGTTCCAATCCAGCTGGTTTGACGGTGGATGCCAGCGGCAATCTTTTTGTCAGTGATTACGGGTCAGCGAAGGTACTTAAATTCGACCCTCCGATGGCTTGTTTTGTCGGGAATGTAACCGAATCTCCGACCGATACGCCGACCTTGCCTTGTGGCGCGAACAACACACCCACACAAACCGTCACCCCTAGTGTCACGAATTCAGCGACCAATACGCCGACACAAAGTTCGACGAATTCGCCTACTGCGACCCCGACCCAGACGGCGACGATGACACCGACAGCCACTTATACCAATAGCTTTACCTGGACAGCGACCCAAACACCCACACATACAGCGACCGGGACAACTACGGAAACCTCAACTAAGACCGTGACCAGCACCCCATCGGGAACGCCGACCAGGACTGCGACGCGCACCGTGACGGCCACGGTCACCCGAACCGCCACAAAAACCCCTTCGGGGACGCCGACCAGGACCGCAACGCGTACCGTGACGACCACGGCAACCCGAACCGCCACCCGAACCTCCACAAAAACCCTTTCGGGGACGCCGACCAGGACCGCAACGCGTACCGTGACGACCACGGCAACCCGAACCGATACCCGAACCCCCACAAAAACCCCATCGGGAACGCCGACCAAAACCCAGACTTGGACCCCTACCCAGACCTCGACGGGTTCAGCTACTCCTACTTCGACTCCCACTCCCACCTGCGGCTTCTGTCCTGCGGGAACATCCTTTGTGACGGGTCTCCAAGGGCCGGTTGGCTTGGCGACAGATGCTCATTATCTTTATGTGGCGGATCGCGCCTCTCGTTCGGTTCTTAAATACCGTCTTTTGGATGGTGCGCTCCTAAACACATTCACGAGTCCTTATTTTGTGAATCCGAATTATATGGGGAGCGACGGGATGGGCCATCTTTTCATGGCCGATTCGGGTGCCCAGGCCGTTTTCGAATTGGATAGCACTTCGGGTGCTGTCCTTTCTACGATCAGCGATTCAGGGATGAATACGGTTGAAAGCGCCTCTATAGGCGATGACGGAGACCTCTATGTGGGCGACCTAGCCACGGTCCGTCGTTTCCACGAGACCTCCCCCAATGTTTGGACCCGAATAGCGATCTTGGGAACGGGTTCGACGGGGAACGCAGATGACCAGTTCTTTTTGGTGATCGACGTTGTGGCCCGAAATGGGGCGGTCTTTGTCGCCGACTATGGGAACAATCGCGTCCAAAGATGGAAACTGACATGTGGCAGTTCCCCCTTGGCGTATTCCTTTGAGGACACTGTCGCAATTCCGGGAATGGCCCCGATCCAAATGGGGGCGCTGCCCCCCTCGGGTCGCTATTTCTATCTGAATGGATCCGATGATAGCGTCAGGATCTATGACACGGCCACGACCCCCTGGAGCCCTATCGCCGATTGTGGCCGTGGTTTCTCGAACCCGGCGGGGATGAGAACAGATGCTACGGGGAATCTCTATGTCGCCGATTACGGGGCGGGTACTGTGATGAAATACGGTCCAGCCTGTATCCCGCCAGGCGTGGTAGCTTCTCCAACGAGCACACCTACCCAGATCTGTGTCCCGACGGCTTGCTACGCCTTTAGCTCGGCTTTTCAGGCGGTCGGGAGCGGACCTACCAGTGGCATGGCGGGGCCTTACGACGTTACCTCCGATCCCCAGGGAAATCTTTACATAACGGCGAATCCCTTCAGCACGGATCCCGCAGTTGTCGTCAAATATGATGCCGGTGGTGCCTATCAGACGCAATGGATGGTACCGTCGAATGCAGGTGCTTATATCACATCCGATAGTTTGGGGGATATCTACGTGGAATACCAATCGGGCAGCGGCCAACGAAGCGTCCAGGAATACACCTCGACCGGGACACCTATCGGATCACCCTTGGGGCCTTTTTCCCTCATCGAGGGTTTGGCGGTGGATGGTTCCGACAATCTTTACGTCCTGACCGGCCATCAGAACACTCCCCAGGTTTTTGTCTACGACTCAACCCATGTTTTGATCCATACCTTTTCTTTCCCAAATATGGGCGGGAATATGGCGGGGTTGGCCATCGACGCGGCGGGAAACATGTACGTCGGGAATGTGGCTGGTAGCGGGGTCTACATTTTCAATGCGTCGACCGGTGCTCAGACCGGAAGCTTTCCCCTCCCCAGCGGAGAGACCATTGTAGACTTGGCCTTTGATAATAGGACGAACCAACTGGTTTTATCGGACGGTGCGACACACTTCTTGACCTATACGCCTTCAGGCGTACTTTTGGGAACTTTCGGGACCGCTGGTTTGAACCCGGATCAATTCGGGGCGATCAGGGGGATAGGTGTTAGTTCAGGCGGTTGTGTCCTTTTGACCGATACGAACCATCGTTCTGTCGATACTTGGTGTGCTTGTGGAGATTCCGGCCCGAACCAGAAGCGTGGCGGTTCGTTGGAAACCGTAAGCCATCCTGAAACGCAGACCCCGACACCTACTCCTGTGGCCCATCCATTCGCCCTGGCGGCGCCCAACATCTCCCGGGATGGGGAGCCGGTGAAGTTCCTGATTGATCTGGATCGAGACGCCGTCATCCATTTGATCCTCTACAGCGTGGCGGGGGAGCAGGTCATGGCGAAGGACATTTCAGGGAGGCCGGGGCAGAACAGCTTGACCTGGGATCTGGACAACCAGAACGGGAGTCCAGTGGCCAGCGGACTTTATCTCTATGCCATCAGCGCCGAGGAAGGGAGCCTGATCAAGACCGCCAAGGGCAAAGTGGTGGTCCTCCACTAGACCTTTGTGCTTGTAATCTTTAAAAAATCCAATTTAATGAGGCCTTTCAGCGATCCCTGAAAGGCCTTTTCTTTTTGCGACCCGTCCGCATCGTCCTTTTCGGCCTCGACAGCATCCTGGTCTTGGGAATCTCCACTCCGCCTTCGGCCACGCCATCTTCGAGGCCACCCACGGCACGCCGCCCAAGTACGCCAAACTGGACAAGGTCAATCCCGGGTCCGTGGTGCTCTCGGGCGTGATGATGTTCGAGTACATGGGCTGGCAGGAAGGGGCGGACATGATCGTGAAGGCCATCGACAAGACCATCGGCCAGAAGGTCGTCACCTACGACTTCGCGCGGCTCACGCAGGGAGCGAAGGAAGTGAAGTGCTCCGAGTTCGCCACGGCGGTCATCGGCAACATGGCCTAAGCCGGCCCCCGGAAGTCCGGTCCTGAAGGGAAGGGGAGATTCCCCTTCCCTTTTTTATTGCCCCAGTGTAAGAAGAACCTGACAAACGCCTGGTGTTCCAGGTGTTTTCCACAGTCATTCTTGGGAATAAAACCACGCATTGGCCCACTGGTTAGGTAAGGAACCCGCGAGCCCGGCGTTGGAGCGCCCATCTTAGGGAGCGGGTCTTGGAAGACCGCGAGTTGGTGCAAAAACTCTTAGCCAAGGACGACCAGGCCTACCGTTATTTCTACGGGACCTACCGGGACCGTATCTACCGGGCCAGCGTCTATCTGCTCGGTTACCGGGACCCGGAAGCCGAGGATGTGACCCAAGAAGTTTTCCTGGCGGCCCTCCAGCACCTCCCCCAATTCGAGTTCCGTTCCAGCCTTTACCACTGGCTCTACCGCATCTGCATGTACCAATGCTACGAGCGCATCCGTAAGAGGCGCCGTCAGGTGGCCAGCCTGCAGGAGGAATTGGAAGCGGCGTCCCAGGCGGGGGCCCTGCGGGACCACGACGGGCCGGAGGAGGAAGCCGAGAAGCAGGTCCTATTGGACCTGCTGGAAAAACAAAGGGCGCTCTTGGGCGATCCTTGCCGGCAACTCCTGGACCTGTGGGATGTCCAAAAAAGGTCCTACGCGCAAATGGCCGACGCCTTGAAGGTGCCGATCGGGACCATCATGTCCCGATTGTCCCGCTGCAAGGCGGCGTTGAAGGAACTTTTCTTGAAGGCTTTGAAGGAACGACCGAATGGCTGATGACCTGATCATCAAATATTTCCGCGAGAACCTCACCGAATCCGAGGAGGAGGCGCTGGCGGAACGCTTGAGGACCTCCACGGAGGAGGCCCTTCGCTTCGGCCAGCACGCCGAGGCGTCCTATCGGCATTACGGTTTGCCCGAGCCCCAATGGACGGGCGCGCCTCCGCCGCCCGGGTTCCCCGGGGCCGGGGGCCTGGGAATGAAATTATGGTTACCCCTGGCCTTGGCCGTCGGTTCGATGGGGTGGATCGGATGGCATTTCGCGGGGACGATGGGGAAGGAACGCCCCCTATCCCCGCCTTCGGCCGCCGTTTCCGGTCCCCCCGCGCCCTCTTCGAAAGCCCAGGCATCCGCCCCGGGGTGGGAGCAGGAAATTCCGGATGAAGTCCGGGAGGACGCCCCATCGCCGCAGGAGGATGTGGAAGGCCGGGACCTGTCCGACAGACCCGCTGTGCCGGCTTCCGCCGGGACAAAACCCGCCCTCCTGGCCCCGGTCCCGGCGTCGGCCCATAGGACCCATTCCAACCTGGAAGTGGTCGTGAACCGGACGAAGCCCGGGAACCTGACCGTTGAGGTCTTGGACCCTGAAGGCCGCCAGGCGGTCCTGCTCTATCAAGGAACCCTTCCGCCGGGTTCCTGGGCCTTCGATTGGGATGGGAACCTGGGGAGCGGCCAAAAGGCGGCCCCCGGGACCTACCGGATCCAGGTGGAATCGGGAGCGGTGACCCAAAGCAAACGGGTGGTCATCCGATAGCGCTTTTCCCCTGGAAAGGGGCCATGAAGGCCCCGGACTTGTCTATTCCCATGGTCCATTGAATGTGATAAATAAAGGTCCTTTGAGGGGTCTTTCGCCAAGTGCCGGTCCTGAAAGCCCCTTATTGCCGGGTTCGATCAAGGGACTTTCCTATGAGCTGTATCAATATTTTTCCCCCATGGGAACGGACACACCGGATGGTCGTCCGGACATTCCTCTTTTTTTCGATGATCCTCCTCCTTCCGTCGTTCGTCCCGGCCTCCCAGACTTTTTATGATCCCTACCTTCACCCGACCCGACCCGATGACGGGGCCGGCTTGGCCAGGGTTTCGGCCCTGGGGGCGGCCTTCACCGGCATCGCGGACGACGCCACGGCCTTGCTGTTCAATCCGGGCGGGTTGGGGTTCCTCGACCAGGATCAACTTTCGTTCAACAGCGATCTGGGGTTGGTGGGGACCTTGCAGGAACGGTTCATCGCCGGATTCCCCCTGCCGGGTTCGGGAGGCTTGGCCTTCTCGACTTCCTACCTGGATTATGGGACCTTCGAAGGACGGGATGGACTAGGCTCCTTGACCAGTCCCTATGGGGCCGATCGAATGAGCCTGGGGGCTGGGGCGGGTGTGGAAGTGGCGCAGGGCTTGGCGGTGGGACTTTCCCTCCAGGGCGCCCGGAACACCTATGCCGGGGAAGGCTCCAATGAACTTGTTTCCAGCGCCGGTCTTTTATGGAAGGGCCCCCAGGGTTTCCGGGCCGGTGTTTCCTACCTCGACCTGGCCTGGTTTTCCACCGGAAGCGGCCCCTCGGGGTCCCTGGAGTTGGGACTATCCGAGGACCTGGCCCTGGACAGGGCCAACGGCCTTTTGATGGCCCTGAGCGGGTCCTGGGAATCCCGGGGGGAAAGCCGACTGAAAGCCGGTGCGGAGTTCGGTTACCAGCATCATTTGTTCCTGCGAGCGGGCTACCAGTTCCCATTGACCGATCCCCAACTCAATGGGTTGTCGGGTTTGACGGCGGGGGTCGGGGTCCACTTCGGTGACCTTGTCTTGGATTATGCTTTCCTCCCCTATGGGGACCTGGGGATCGCCCATCGTATCGGCTTGGGCTACTATCTGGGGTCCTCGGGGTCCGCGGGTGCGGGAAGGGCCGGCCTTCCAGGGTCCGACAAGGAGAAGGACGAAAAGAAGGGGCCTGCTGTCATGGCCCTTCACGCCGCTCCAACCCAGCCGCCCGTGAGCGTTCCCTTGGTCCCGTCGGTCCAGTCTCGAGCCCAAGAGGGGACACCGGTCCCGCCCATTCCTGCGGCCCCAGCGGCCCCGTTGACGTCCAAATCCACCGCTCAAGGCCAGGCGTCGCCGGTGCCTGCGGGCGAACTACCCAAAGATTCCCTGGTGGTCCAGTTCGATATGCCCGACGATGAAACTCCGACCCCCGGCGCTGGGACGGCGCCGGGGGACCTGGCTTCCCTGGAGAGGGCGGTCGAAATGTCGCCCAAAGACCCGAACGCTTGGTGGAATTTGGGGAACGCCTATCGCGGATCCAAGCAGAAGGAAAAGGCCGTGGCATGTTTCGAAAAGGTCCTGCAGTTACAGCCGGACAACACGAGGTTGGCCGATTGGCTCCAAAAGTACAAGTTGGCGCCATGACACGATCGGACCCGGGAGTTCCCTCATGATCCATCGAAGACTTGCCTTGGTGCTCGGCATGGGCTTGGGATGGGCCGGCGCGGCCTTGGCCCAGACCCCGACCCCCGACTGCTGCATGGGGTTGACCCAGATCTCGGGCTTGAACGGGCCCGCTGGGATGGCGATCGACCCGGCCCGGGACCGGCTTTACGTGACGGACCGGCTGAACAATTATTTGAGGGTCTATACGGAAGCGGGAGCGCCGGTCACGGCCTTCAATACCTGGAGCGGCGGTGGGTTCAACCAGCTCCAGGATGTGGCCCTGGACGACCAAGGCAACGTGTATGTGGCGGATTACAGCAATTATGTCGTCGAGAAATTCAGTTCCGGCCTCTCCTTTTCCGCGACCATCATCAACCTGTGGCCCTACGATCTTCCGCGCGGCATCTGGGTCGAAGACCAGGGCGTGAGCCAATCCGTCTTCATCGCGAGCCAATACGGCCATATCTACCGCTATGACGGCGCCGGTACTTCCTATTCGGCCGCTGTGACCTTCGGGACAGGCTTGAATACCCCCACGGGATTGGAGAAAAAAGGGAACATGGTCTATGTGGCCGATACGGTCAATAACCGGGTGGTGGTCTTTGACGCTTCCAGCGCCTATTCAGCGGCCGCCACCTATTCTTTCGACTTTCCCTATTTCATCCATACGGACACAAGCGGTCAATTTTACGTGACCGAAGCGGCCAGCACCCAAAGGCTCAATACCTTCCCAAATGGTTTGGGAGGCGCTCGGACCACTTGTCCGGTGCCGAATGGGGCCGCCGGCATCGCCGTCAATGGGCTGGGCAACGTCTTTGTCAGCGAGATCAATGGATCGGCGGTGACTTTGTTGCAGGGATGTGATCCTGGCTATACGCCCACACCCCACCCCGTGACCGGGAATTTCTTCATATATCCATCACCCGTCCGGGGGGACCAAGCCACCGTTTCCTATGAAATGGCCGAGCCGGGCCGGATGGACCTGAGGGTCTGGAACGAAAAGGCCGAGATCGTGACCCGGGTGACGGAGCAGAAGCTATCCGGCACCCAAATTAGCCCAATTTCTGTCGCAGGATTCAGGTCCGGTGTTTATTTCTATATGGTCACCCTCCATTACGATTCGGGCCGGGAAGAAAAACTGGGTCCGAAAAAATTTATTGTATTGCACTAGAACTCGGACTCCTTTGTTTACCCGCCGACAGTTTCGAAGAAGTACAACCAGCTAAATTGCACAATAAAAGACGTTTTCTTTCGTTTAGGTGAAGATATTCGATCAGTTGTATTTTTTTTGGAATATTCAAGCGTTGGTTTACACAAGAGAACGAAGGATATTGAACGGAGACATTTTAAAGCGAGGTATTTATGTCCTGGATAATGGATGGCAGTGGATCATCTAAAAAGGCCATGTGTCTGGCGCTTTTTTTATTATTTTTTATGCTGGATCAATCCGTGTGGGCTTCAGGCCGACAACAGTTGCAAGGACATTTGCCCCGTGAAATGCAGAACGCCTCCCTTGTAGGCGATGTTCCCATTACGGAAAGTTTGGATCTGGGAATTGGATTACCTTTAAGAAATCAGGAAGTTTTGCATCAATTGTTGAGGAATTTATACGACCCTAAAAGCCCAGAATACCATCATTTCTTAACCCAAGAACAATTCACGGCATTTTTTGGCCCGACGGAATCGGATTATCGATCCGTTGTAGATTTTGTCAAAGCTCAAGGCCTTTCAGTGACAGGAATTCATTCTGGCCGCACCTTGTTGGAAGTAAATGGAACCGTCCAAGCGATCCAAAAGATGTTTCATGTCAAATTGCGTCATTTTCGCAGATCTGATGGAAGTCAATTTCGAGCTCCGGATGCCGAACCCTCCATAGACTTGGACGTGCCGTTGTCCCATATATCGGGTTTGGAGAATTACGCCCAACCCAAGAATTTTTTGAATATTAAGTCAGTTCTGTCTGCATCCATGCCGCGTGGTGCTTTGAGTGGGAAAACATCCAATGGCCCCACGGTTTTTGCGGGATCTGGAATTTCCGGAACTTATATCGGAAGTGATTTTCGGAATGCCTACCTTTCGAACCCAACATGTCTTCCATCTCTCACCGGTAGCGGTCAAAATATTGCATCAATTCAATTGGAAGGCTACTACGCTTCCGATATCGCCAACTACGAAAGCTTTGCAGGCATTCCCAGCAATGTTCCGATCAATGTTTTGTGTGGCGGATCGACGGGAGCACCAGGGGCAAGTACCGATGAACAAAGCCTCGATATTGAGATGCAAGTGTCCATGGCCCCATCGGCCAATATATATGTTTATGTAGCTCCCCCTACTCCGGCGGGATGGGACAGCCTTTTCGTCAATTTGGCGAATCCACCTGCCGGGGTTCCTCAAGCGAATCAGGTCAGCAGTTCCTGGGGGTGGTTCCTGGATTCGACCATTTCCAATGCGCTTCTGCAAATGTCCGTACAAGGGCAATCTTTTTTCCAAGCTTCAGGCGATTCTGATGCCTATTCATCGGACCCAGTGGATAACAGGGATGGGCTTTATACGACATTGGTCGGAGGAACCACCCTTTCCATGACCGGCTCTGGAGCGGCCTATTCTTCAGAAACCACCTGGAACTGGGGTGGTGGCATCGGAAGCGGTGGTGGGATCATGACGAGCCTTTCGATCCCTTCCTATCAAACATGGATTTCGATGACAAGCAACTACGGTTCGACCCTCCACCGTAATGTGCCTGACGTCTCCATGACTGCGGACAATGTCTTTGTGACGGCAAACAATGGGGGCCTGTATAACGAAGGTGGCACAAGCTGCGCTGCCCCCCTTTGGGCCGGGTTCACGGCATTGGTCAACCAAAAGAGAGCTGCGGTGGCATTAGCCCCTGTGGGGTTCTTTAACCCGACTCTTTACGCCTTGGCTTCTGTGCCAGCCAGTTATAGCAACGACTTCCATGACATCGCCGATGGCAGTAATAACGGAACATCCACGCATTATCCAGCGGTCGTTGGCTACGACTTGGCAACGGGGTTGGGTAGCCCAAAATGTAATCTGATAAATGACTTGTTGATTACCCCTACTCCTACCCCCACCTTCACCCCCACCTTCACTCCCACCTTTACCAATACCCCGACTCCAATCCCTGTTTGTACTCAGCCTGTACCGGGACCCAACTGCTGTCAGTTAGATACGGTCTGGGGTACGGCCGGATCCTTGAATTTTAGTGCGTTGAACCTAGGCTCAGAATTGGGGATCGTCGTGGACTCGCAATATGCCTATTTTGCCATGTATGGCACGACCAATGGTGGCGGTGGAATCCAGGTTGTCAATCGGTGTAATGGAGCAACCATGAATTTCATCCCAACCACCTCAAATCCATTTGGGATCGCCCAGGATGGAAACGGATCGTTGTACATCGCGGAACATGATCAAGGTCAAGCTTCCGTATTTAATCCGGTCTCGGGTTTGAAAGTCGGTGCCTCTTTTGGGGGCGGGATATTAGCGAACCCCCGTGGCATTTGGGTGAACAATGCGGGATTGGTGGTTTTTGTTACTGGTGAAGACGATCAAGTCCACCGCTTTGAACGCTCTTCCATAAGTGCCAACTTTACGGTTTCTTCGGCAACCTTAGGGACGACCGAAGGAAGTGGAAGCGATCAATTTAGAAATCCCGAGGGAATCGTTGTGTTCGAAGATGTGGCTTCGCTGGGAGGGCGGGATGTGGTTTATGTGGCGGATACGGGGAACAGCCGGATCCAGAAGTGGGTCGAAACCGCCGCAAACAGCCATTCGTATCAATTCGTCATGACCGTGGCATCGGGGTTCCAACCTAGACTCATGACCACGGATAACATGGGTCATATCTTTTTGGTCGGAACCGACAACACCCTTCGTGTCTTTAATTATGGGACCCACGGGACCACTTGGGGCGCGCCCGTCTATACCTGCCCTTCGTCCGGATCCTTAGGAATTGCGGTGGACAATTGGGGGATGATCTACGCGGGGAACGATACGACCAAGATTGTCAAGAAGATCACGGTTTGCGCTTTTCCAGCTCCACCCACGGCTCCTGCGCCTGGTAGCAACTGTTGCTCATTGGATACGGCTTGGGGAACCAGTGGTAGCTTGAATCTGACCAGTCTTGGTAAGGGACCTGAATATGGGTTGGCGGTCGGGCCCCAAGACGCTTATATGGTCATGTATGGTACAGGAGGCGCTTTAGGCGGTATCGAAATCGTCAACCGGTATACAGGCATTGCAGGTGGGTTCATCGCGACAACCTCCAATCCTTATGGGATCGCGCGGGACAACCAAGGTCTGCTTTATCTGGCAGAGCACGACCAAAGCCAGGTGTCGATATTTGACCCGGCCATAGGTCAAAAAGTCGGCGCATCCTTCAGTACTGGGGGCTCATCCAATCCACGTGGGATCTGGGTGAACGGTGCGGGTCTGGTTGCTTTTGTCGCCGGGGAGGATGACCGGGTTCAAAGATTCGAACGCCCCTCGACGACGGTCGATTTCACGGCGGCGCCGGTGGTTTTTGGTTCATTCGGGACCACTATGGACAAATTCAC from bacterium encodes:
- a CDS encoding sigma-70 family RNA polymerase sigma factor, coding for MEDRELVQKLLAKDDQAYRYFYGTYRDRIYRASVYLLGYRDPEAEDVTQEVFLAALQHLPQFEFRSSLYHWLYRICMYQCYERIRKRRRQVASLQEELEAASQAGALRDHDGPEEEAEKQVLLDLLEKQRALLGDPCRQLLDLWDVQKRSYAQMADALKVPIGTIMSRLSRCKAALKELFLKALKERPNG
- a CDS encoding FlgD immunoglobulin-like domain containing protein, whose protein sequence is MADDLIIKYFRENLTESEEEALAERLRTSTEEALRFGQHAEASYRHYGLPEPQWTGAPPPPGFPGAGGLGMKLWLPLALAVGSMGWIGWHFAGTMGKERPLSPPSAAVSGPPAPSSKAQASAPGWEQEIPDEVREDAPSPQEDVEGRDLSDRPAVPASAGTKPALLAPVPASAHRTHSNLEVVVNRTKPGNLTVEVLDPEGRQAVLLYQGTLPPGSWAFDWDGNLGSGQKAAPGTYRIQVESGAVTQSKRVVIR
- a CDS encoding tetratricopeptide repeat protein, translated to MARVSALGAAFTGIADDATALLFNPGGLGFLDQDQLSFNSDLGLVGTLQERFIAGFPLPGSGGLAFSTSYLDYGTFEGRDGLGSLTSPYGADRMSLGAGAGVEVAQGLAVGLSLQGARNTYAGEGSNELVSSAGLLWKGPQGFRAGVSYLDLAWFSTGSGPSGSLELGLSEDLALDRANGLLMALSGSWESRGESRLKAGAEFGYQHHLFLRAGYQFPLTDPQLNGLSGLTAGVGVHFGDLVLDYAFLPYGDLGIAHRIGLGYYLGSSGSAGAGRAGLPGSDKEKDEKKGPAVMALHAAPTQPPVSVPLVPSVQSRAQEGTPVPPIPAAPAAPLTSKSTAQGQASPVPAGELPKDSLVVQFDMPDDETPTPGAGTAPGDLASLERAVEMSPKDPNAWWNLGNAYRGSKQKEKAVACFEKVLQLQPDNTRLADWLQKYKLAP
- a CDS encoding NHL repeat-containing protein gives rise to the protein MIHRRLALVLGMGLGWAGAALAQTPTPDCCMGLTQISGLNGPAGMAIDPARDRLYVTDRLNNYLRVYTEAGAPVTAFNTWSGGGFNQLQDVALDDQGNVYVADYSNYVVEKFSSGLSFSATIINLWPYDLPRGIWVEDQGVSQSVFIASQYGHIYRYDGAGTSYSAAVTFGTGLNTPTGLEKKGNMVYVADTVNNRVVVFDASSAYSAAATYSFDFPYFIHTDTSGQFYVTEAASTQRLNTFPNGLGGARTTCPVPNGAAGIAVNGLGNVFVSEINGSAVTLLQGCDPGYTPTPHPVTGNFFIYPSPVRGDQATVSYEMAEPGRMDLRVWNEKAEIVTRVTEQKLSGTQISPISVAGFRSGVYFYMVTLHYDSGREEKLGPKKFIVLH
- a CDS encoding protease pro-enzyme activation domain-containing protein, encoding MSWIMDGSGSSKKAMCLALFLLFFMLDQSVWASGRQQLQGHLPREMQNASLVGDVPITESLDLGIGLPLRNQEVLHQLLRNLYDPKSPEYHHFLTQEQFTAFFGPTESDYRSVVDFVKAQGLSVTGIHSGRTLLEVNGTVQAIQKMFHVKLRHFRRSDGSQFRAPDAEPSIDLDVPLSHISGLENYAQPKNFLNIKSVLSASMPRGALSGKTSNGPTVFAGSGISGTYIGSDFRNAYLSNPTCLPSLTGSGQNIASIQLEGYYASDIANYESFAGIPSNVPINVLCGGSTGAPGASTDEQSLDIEMQVSMAPSANIYVYVAPPTPAGWDSLFVNLANPPAGVPQANQVSSSWGWFLDSTISNALLQMSVQGQSFFQASGDSDAYSSDPVDNRDGLYTTLVGGTTLSMTGSGAAYSSETTWNWGGGIGSGGGIMTSLSIPSYQTWISMTSNYGSTLHRNVPDVSMTADNVFVTANNGGLYNEGGTSCAAPLWAGFTALVNQKRAAVALAPVGFFNPTLYALASVPASYSNDFHDIADGSNNGTSTHYPAVVGYDLATGLGSPKCNLINDLLITPTPTPTFTPTFTPTFTNTPTPIPVCTQPVPGPNCCQLDTVWGTAGSLNFSALNLGSELGIVVDSQYAYFAMYGTTNGGGGIQVVNRCNGATMNFIPTTSNPFGIAQDGNGSLYIAEHDQGQASVFNPVSGLKVGASFGGGILANPRGIWVNNAGLVVFVTGEDDQVHRFERSSISANFTVSSATLGTTEGSGSDQFRNPEGIVVFEDVASLGGRDVVYVADTGNSRIQKWVETAANSHSYQFVMTVASGFQPRLMTTDNMGHIFLVGTDNTLRVFNYGTHGTTWGAPVYTCPSSGSLGIAVDNWGMIYAGNDTTKIVKKITVCAFPAPPTAPAPGSNCCSLDTAWGTSGSLNLTSLGKGPEYGLAVGPQDAYMVMYGTGGALGGIEIVNRYTGIAGGFIATTSNPYGIARDNQGLLYLAEHDQSQVSIFDPAIGQKVGASFSTGGSSNPRGIWVNGAGLVAFVAGEDDRVQRFERPSTTVDFTAAPVVFGSFGTTMDKFTNPEGIVVFEDVATLGGRDVVYIADTGNNRIQKWVETTANSHSYQAVMTVASGYQPRLMTTDNAGHIFVMGTDGTYRVYNYGNHNSTWGDPIYTCTTTGSVGIAVDDWGRVYGGNDTSKVVKKYLACTFPAPPTAPAPGSNCCSLDTAWGTSGILSLSQPFGIVVGATDAYIALRGATTNAGGIQIVNRNTGIPGAFLATQTNPFGITLDGQGLLYLAEYLQNQVSIYDPSIGQLVPGSTFGGSGTGNGKFQNPKGIWVSSDGLICFVSEEGDRVQRFDRPSINSTFSYTSKLGNGIDHMSGISDLWNPEGVVVLRGALSGKDVVYIADTGNSRIQRWIETGVGTRAYNPDSSITLARVATGFQPRLMATDYAGHLYVMCTDGTYRVFNYGNHTGTLGSVIDSCPNTGRTGIAVDSWRRVYTGSEVSNQVKKYIACTANSGGTPSPAIREGIGDGGEEGADSSTLDLHPTATPTFVPDGRETATATPTSTPNRNDFVVVAPNVSRNGEPIKFLVNLEKPARIDLTLLAISGETIFSETLRGESGWNTLNWGLDNQQGSSVASGLYLFILEANDGETVQVKKGKVAVLH